A genomic region of Methanobacterium sp. SMA-27 contains the following coding sequences:
- a CDS encoding V4R domain-containing protein, translating into MKEMEFEKAIDFYRLLAKEEMKNEKIVNGTIIGPRSKVKMKNLDMNDILHPSRQFLGKDAGENLDSVYVSTFRIGHFNLPEQLASRGQGTTFVGGMEFGSNLVKQNIIKSLEDLRLLLADYKMGIVDVFNEKQEDGEKTMDIRVYECIECVDLPNIGKPLCYFEAGIITGVLKEITKKDVIAEEKRCWTSGFSFCQFDVKIKD; encoded by the coding sequence ATGAAGGAAATGGAATTTGAGAAAGCAATTGATTTTTATCGTTTACTAGCAAAAGAAGAGATGAAGAATGAAAAAATCGTTAATGGAACAATTATTGGTCCAAGATCTAAAGTTAAAATGAAAAATTTGGATATGAATGACATACTCCATCCTTCAAGACAGTTTCTAGGTAAAGATGCCGGTGAAAATTTAGATAGTGTGTATGTGAGCACTTTTAGGATAGGGCATTTTAATCTGCCTGAGCAACTGGCTTCTAGGGGTCAGGGAACAACATTTGTTGGTGGAATGGAATTTGGATCCAATTTGGTTAAGCAGAATATAATTAAAAGTTTAGAAGACCTTAGATTATTATTAGCTGATTACAAGATGGGTATTGTTGATGTATTTAATGAAAAACAGGAAGATGGTGAAAAAACTATGGATATAAGGGTTTATGAGTGTATTGAATGTGTTGATTTACCCAATATAGGCAAACCCTTATGTTATTTCGAAGCAGGTATTATTACAGGTGTTCTTAAAGAGATTACAAAAAAAGATGTGATAGCTGAAGAGAAACGATGTTGGACTAGTGGGTTTTCTTTCTGTCAATTTGATGTAAAAATTAAGGACTAA
- a CDS encoding class I SAM-dependent methyltransferase, translated as MQDNDNSSSHSSEDYDLQINDTIPYYESFHDETINIIKTILKEPKIWLDTGCGTGTLVKKAIKHFNNTNFILADPSVEMLNLARSKLSKQQQEKIKFLQPIVTSKISLDDDLKPDVITAIQAHHYMSRDDRFKATKIVTIF; from the coding sequence ATGCAGGATAATGACAATAGTTCATCTCATAGTTCAGAAGATTACGATCTACAAATAAACGACACAATTCCTTATTATGAATCATTTCATGATGAAACAATAAATATAATAAAAACAATATTAAAAGAGCCGAAAATTTGGTTGGATACGGGTTGCGGTACAGGAACACTTGTTAAAAAGGCAATTAAACATTTTAATAATACTAATTTCATACTGGCAGATCCATCTGTTGAAATGTTAAATTTAGCCAGATCAAAACTTTCAAAACAACAACAGGAAAAAATAAAATTTCTTCAACCCATAGTAACAAGTAAAATTTCTCTTGATGATGATTTAAAACCAGATGTAATCACAGCAATTCAGGCCCACCATTACATGTCCCGAGATGATAGATTCAAGGCCACAAAAATTGTTACAATCTTTTAA
- a CDS encoding cation-transporting P-type ATPase yields MKFKTLPPEDIYSELNTSKSGLNPEEVEKRLTEYGLNQIEEVKQKPLILKFVANLYQLLALLLWGASALAFISGTPQLGFAIIAVIIINAIFSFWQEFEAEKAVAALKKILPSTAKVIRQGKEMEVLASQLVPGDILILEEGDNISADARLVEAYQMKVDSSTLTGESKPVRKIADPEENDDESIVNSFNLVLAGTNVSSGSGKAVIFATGINTEFNKIASLTQEVKEEPSPLQNQLARLTQIIALIAILMGVVLFFLNIYVVKLSLSIAFLFAIGLTVANVPEGLLPTVTLALAASVKKMVGKNALIKRLSSVETLGSTNIICTDKTGTLTKNQMTVRKIWIPYDVIDVSGAGYDPEGDFLQDGGEVCHKDVLELKLLMRSATFANDAKLVSPSKPGESWKIYGDPTEASLLVAARKNGFDWESELEKNPRIFELPFDSKRKSMSSIHNVDDKKVAYIKGAPKKIIRLCNEISVEGAPIIFSEEVKEQVINEHDKLAASGLRILGMAYKNLPSDFDDYNPDSVEKDMIFLGMMAMQDPPRPEVLPAVADCHKAGIRIIMITGDYGLTARSIAHEVGIVDNKTCRIVKGKELTTMSDDELKELLKSNEDIIFARAVPEHKMRIASVLEDMDEIVAMTGDGVNDAPALRKADIGVAMGITGTDVAKEASDMILTDDNFATIVSAIKEGRTIYENIRKFITYIFAHETAEIIPFILLVIFKIPLPITVMQILAIDLGTDTLPALALGMGPSESDVMDRPPRPRNERLLNFGVIWRGYIFLGLIEAVLVMSGYFWVLFSGGWTLGQSLPFTDPLYLEATTMVFVGIVTSQIGNLLGCQTTRTSTFKVGVFKNKWIIRGIVFEVAVMLSIVYIPYLQGIFGTTTLGIYQWLYVISFIPIMFFAEELRKYIVRRINK; encoded by the coding sequence ATGAAATTTAAAACATTACCTCCGGAAGATATTTACAGTGAATTAAACACTTCAAAAAGTGGTTTAAATCCTGAAGAAGTCGAAAAACGTTTAACAGAGTATGGGTTGAACCAGATCGAAGAAGTTAAGCAAAAGCCTTTAATTTTGAAATTTGTTGCTAATCTATATCAGCTACTAGCCTTACTCTTGTGGGGTGCCAGTGCCCTTGCATTTATTAGTGGAACACCCCAGTTAGGATTTGCAATTATTGCTGTGATAATAATTAATGCTATTTTTAGTTTTTGGCAAGAATTCGAGGCAGAAAAAGCTGTTGCTGCCCTAAAAAAAATTTTACCATCAACTGCAAAAGTGATAAGACAGGGCAAAGAGATGGAAGTATTAGCTTCACAATTGGTTCCCGGGGACATACTCATCCTTGAAGAAGGGGACAATATTTCAGCGGATGCCAGATTAGTTGAGGCGTATCAAATGAAAGTTGATAGCTCAACTCTAACCGGTGAATCTAAACCTGTTAGAAAAATTGCAGATCCAGAAGAAAATGATGATGAATCCATAGTTAACTCGTTTAATTTGGTTCTAGCAGGTACAAATGTTTCATCTGGATCCGGTAAAGCTGTTATATTTGCTACTGGTATAAATACTGAATTTAACAAGATTGCATCTTTAACTCAAGAGGTCAAGGAAGAACCAAGTCCTCTTCAAAATCAGCTAGCCCGTTTAACTCAAATAATTGCACTTATCGCGATTTTAATGGGTGTTGTACTTTTCTTTCTCAACATTTATGTTGTTAAACTTAGCCTTTCCATTGCCTTTTTATTTGCTATAGGTCTTACAGTGGCCAATGTTCCTGAAGGTCTTCTTCCAACAGTTACCCTGGCATTAGCGGCTTCTGTGAAGAAGATGGTTGGTAAAAATGCGTTGATAAAACGTCTTTCAAGTGTTGAAACTCTCGGCTCAACAAATATCATATGTACAGATAAAACAGGAACGCTCACCAAGAATCAGATGACCGTACGTAAGATATGGATACCCTACGATGTTATCGATGTTTCTGGAGCGGGTTATGATCCTGAAGGAGATTTTCTTCAAGATGGTGGCGAAGTATGTCACAAAGATGTATTAGAACTCAAACTTTTAATGAGATCAGCCACATTTGCAAACGATGCTAAATTAGTTTCTCCATCAAAACCTGGTGAAAGTTGGAAAATATATGGTGATCCAACGGAAGCATCATTACTTGTTGCTGCACGTAAAAATGGTTTTGACTGGGAGAGTGAATTGGAAAAAAATCCACGAATATTTGAACTTCCTTTTGATTCCAAACGAAAATCAATGAGTTCAATACATAATGTTGATGATAAAAAGGTAGCGTACATCAAAGGAGCCCCAAAAAAGATTATAAGACTCTGTAATGAAATTTCTGTTGAAGGAGCTCCAATAATCTTCAGTGAAGAAGTAAAAGAACAAGTAATAAATGAACATGACAAACTTGCTGCATCTGGACTTAGAATTCTTGGAATGGCCTATAAAAATCTTCCATCAGATTTTGATGATTATAATCCGGATTCTGTTGAAAAAGATATGATATTTCTTGGGATGATGGCAATGCAAGATCCTCCCCGTCCAGAAGTACTTCCTGCCGTTGCTGACTGCCACAAAGCAGGTATAAGAATAATAATGATTACCGGTGATTATGGCCTTACAGCCCGTTCAATAGCCCATGAAGTAGGAATTGTGGATAATAAAACTTGTAGGATAGTTAAGGGTAAAGAATTAACAACAATGAGTGATGATGAGTTGAAAGAACTTTTAAAATCTAATGAAGACATTATATTTGCACGTGCAGTACCAGAGCATAAGATGAGAATAGCATCTGTATTAGAGGACATGGATGAGATTGTTGCTATGACTGGTGATGGTGTAAATGATGCACCAGCATTAAGAAAGGCAGATATAGGTGTTGCAATGGGTATAACAGGGACAGATGTAGCAAAAGAAGCATCTGACATGATACTTACCGATGATAATTTTGCAACCATAGTCTCAGCAATTAAGGAAGGAAGAACAATATATGAGAATATCAGAAAGTTCATAACCTATATTTTCGCTCATGAAACTGCTGAAATTATCCCATTTATTCTTCTGGTAATCTTTAAAATACCACTGCCAATAACTGTAATGCAGATTCTTGCAATTGATCTGGGAACAGATACTTTACCTGCATTAGCACTAGGGATGGGTCCTTCAGAGTCTGATGTTATGGATAGACCACCTAGGCCAAGAAATGAAAGACTTCTAAACTTTGGAGTAATTTGGAGAGGTTACATATTTTTGGGGCTAATTGAAGCAGTACTGGTAATGTCCGGATATTTCTGGGTTTTGTTTTCTGGAGGATGGACTTTAGGACAGTCCCTACCATTCACTGATCCACTTTACTTAGAAGCAACTACCATGGTATTTGTTGGAATTGTTACATCTCAAATAGGAAACTTACTTGGATGTCAGACAACAAGAACCTCAACTTTTAAGGTGGGTGTTTTTAAAAACAAGTGGATAATTCGTGGAATAGTATTTGAAGTCGCTGTAATGCTTTCAATAGTGTACATCCCATATCTCCAGGGCATATTCGGAACAACGACACTTGGAATTTATCAATGGTTGTATGTTATAAGTTTCATACCTATAATGTTCTTTGCAGAGGAATTAAGGAAGTATATAGTGAGAAGAATTAATAAATAA
- the katG gene encoding catalase/peroxidase HPI, translated as MDENSKQTVRSGMTNLDWWPNQLNLDILRQHSSKSNPMGEGFNYAKEFKSLDFETLKKDLLELMTKSQDWWPADFGHYGPLLIRMAWHSAGTYRIGDGRGGAGHGSQRLAPLSSWPDNANLDKARRLLWPIKQKYGRKISWADLMILAGNVALESMGLKTFGFGGGREDIWEPEKDIYWGSESEWLGDKRYTGDRELENPLAAVQMGLIYVNPEGPNGKPDPIAAAQDIRESFSRMAMNDEETVALIAGGHAFGKTHGAGDTSHVGPEPEAAGIEEQGLGWKSSFGKGKGNDTITAGPELIWTNTPTKWDNNYFRILFNYEWELTKSPAGAYQWTPKGDEGSDTVPDPHDQSKRRAPGMLTTDLSLRFDPIYEKISRRFYENPDQLDDAFARAWFKLTHRDMGPRTRYLGPEVPDDELIWQDPIPSVNHELIDEKDITTLKDRILDSGLSVSELVSTAWASASTFRGSDKRGGANGARIRLAPQKDWEVNQPAQLSKVLEMLESIQREFNKAQLGDKKVSLADLIVLAGCVGVENAGKNAGHDVTVPFSPGRMDALQEQTDVKSFAVLESETDGFRNYQKNRNTVRPEELLVDKAQLLTLTVPEMTVLIGGLRVLNINFEQSQHGVFTKHPETLTNDFFVNLLEMRTVWNASAEDDNLFEGHDRVTGELKWTGTRVDLIFGSNSQLRALSEFYACEDSSEKFLQDFITAWNKVMNLDRFDLDLS; from the coding sequence ATGGATGAAAATAGTAAACAAACTGTTAGAAGCGGCATGACGAATCTTGACTGGTGGCCGAACCAGTTGAATCTCGATATCCTGCGTCAGCATTCCTCGAAGTCCAATCCTATGGGTGAGGGTTTCAACTACGCTAAAGAATTCAAGAGCCTTGACTTCGAGACCCTGAAAAAGGACCTCCTTGAACTGATGACGAAGTCACAGGATTGGTGGCCAGCAGACTTCGGCCACTATGGACCTCTATTAATTCGTATGGCATGGCACAGCGCAGGCACATATCGAATCGGTGATGGCCGCGGAGGCGCAGGTCACGGCAGCCAACGCCTTGCACCTCTCAGCAGCTGGCCTGACAATGCCAATCTCGACAAAGCACGCCGACTACTCTGGCCGATCAAGCAAAAATACGGCCGGAAAATTTCCTGGGCCGACCTGATGATTCTCGCAGGCAATGTCGCCTTGGAATCAATGGGTTTAAAAACCTTCGGTTTCGGTGGTGGGCGTGAGGACATCTGGGAACCAGAAAAAGACATATACTGGGGTTCCGAAAGCGAATGGCTTGGAGACAAGCGCTACACCGGTGATCGTGAACTCGAAAATCCCCTCGCCGCGGTTCAGATGGGGTTGATTTATGTAAATCCTGAAGGCCCTAACGGCAAACCTGATCCAATCGCTGCGGCACAAGATATCCGAGAGAGTTTCAGTCGTATGGCAATGAACGATGAGGAAACAGTTGCTCTAATTGCAGGTGGCCATGCTTTTGGTAAGACTCACGGCGCAGGTGACACTTCACATGTGGGTCCGGAGCCTGAAGCTGCAGGCATTGAGGAGCAAGGCTTGGGCTGGAAGAGCAGCTTCGGCAAAGGTAAAGGCAACGACACAATTACCGCCGGTCCTGAACTCATCTGGACCAATACACCAACAAAGTGGGACAACAACTATTTCAGGATATTATTCAACTACGAATGGGAGCTGACAAAGAGCCCAGCCGGTGCATACCAGTGGACACCGAAGGGGGACGAAGGCTCTGATACAGTGCCAGATCCACACGACCAGTCAAAGCGTCGCGCGCCCGGCATGCTGACCACGGACCTCTCTTTACGGTTCGACCCTATCTACGAAAAGATCTCAAGGCGTTTCTATGAGAACCCAGATCAACTTGATGACGCATTTGCCCGTGCATGGTTCAAACTGACCCACCGTGATATGGGTCCGCGGACACGTTATCTCGGACCAGAAGTACCGGATGATGAGCTCATCTGGCAAGACCCCATCCCCTCAGTTAATCACGAACTGATTGATGAAAAAGACATCACCACCCTTAAGGACAGGATATTGGATTCTGGTCTGTCAGTATCAGAGTTGGTTTCAACTGCTTGGGCCTCGGCGTCTACCTTCCGCGGTTCGGACAAGCGTGGTGGTGCCAATGGGGCCCGCATTCGTCTTGCACCGCAGAAGGATTGGGAAGTCAACCAACCAGCCCAGCTATCCAAAGTGCTCGAGATGCTCGAAAGCATACAGAGGGAATTTAACAAAGCCCAGTTGGGAGACAAAAAGGTTTCGCTGGCTGATCTAATAGTTTTAGCTGGTTGTGTTGGTGTTGAGAATGCAGGGAAAAATGCTGGTCATGATGTAACTGTACCATTCTCACCTGGACGTATGGATGCTTTGCAGGAACAGACCGATGTGAAATCATTTGCTGTACTTGAATCAGAAACAGACGGATTCCGTAACTATCAGAAGAATCGAAACACAGTTAGGCCTGAAGAATTGCTGGTGGACAAAGCACAATTGTTGACATTGACTGTTCCTGAGATGACGGTTCTCATTGGTGGCTTACGTGTCCTGAATATTAACTTTGAACAATCTCAGCATGGTGTCTTTACTAAACATCCCGAAACGCTTACCAATGATTTCTTTGTGAATTTGCTTGAAATGAGAACAGTATGGAATGCATCCGCGGAAGACGATAATTTGTTCGAGGGGCATGACCGGGTAACAGGTGAACTCAAGTGGACTGGTACTCGTGTCGACCTCATCTTCGGTTCAAACTCTCAGCTTCGGGCGTTATCGGAGTTCTACGCATGTGAGGATTCCTCAGAGAAGTTCCTGCAAGACTTTATAACTGCATGGAACAAGGTCATGAACCTGGACCGGTTCGACCTGGACTTATCATGA
- a CDS encoding flavodoxin family protein: MKVLLVNGSPHKKGCTYTALIEVAKTLAEENIDTEIFWIGTKPLAGCIACMKCAEIERCSFDDSVNDFLDIANDADGFIFGSPVHYAAASGAITSFMDRVFYSDLVGGRQSFYLKPAAAVISARRAGTTATFDQLNKYFTISQMPIISSRYWNMVHGSKPEDVKKDLEGLQTMRVLARNMAWFLKCKEAGTKAGIQLPEKEEIIFTNFIRE; this comes from the coding sequence ATGAAAGTATTATTAGTAAATGGAAGCCCACATAAAAAAGGCTGCACATATACTGCCCTTATAGAGGTAGCAAAAACCTTAGCTGAAGAAAACATCGACACAGAAATTTTTTGGATAGGGACAAAACCACTTGCAGGATGTATTGCGTGCATGAAATGCGCTGAAATAGAACGCTGTTCCTTTGATGATAGTGTCAACGATTTTCTTGACATTGCAAATGATGCTGATGGATTTATTTTCGGTTCTCCCGTGCATTATGCTGCCGCAAGTGGGGCTATAACCTCTTTTATGGATCGTGTTTTCTATTCTGATTTAGTGGGAGGCAGACAGTCATTTTATCTGAAACCAGCGGCAGCAGTTATTTCTGCAAGGAGAGCGGGAACTACAGCTACTTTTGACCAGCTTAATAAGTATTTCACCATCTCACAGATGCCCATTATTTCTTCCCGCTATTGGAACATGGTTCATGGATCAAAACCAGAAGATGTGAAAAAAGATTTGGAAGGATTGCAGACCATGCGCGTGCTTGCAAGGAATATGGCATGGTTTCTGAAGTGCAAAGAAGCTGGAACAAAGGCCGGGATACAACTCCCCGAGAAGGAAGAAATCATCTTCACCAATTTTATTAGGGAATGA